Within Kutzneria chonburiensis, the genomic segment CAGGAACGGAATCGTGCCGCCGGCGTGCGAGAGGATCAGCTTCAGCTCGGGCAGCCGGTCGAGAACCCCGTTGAACAGCAGGCTGGCCGCGGCCCGGGTGGTCTCGAAGGTGAATTCGTACAGCGACGGCGGCAGGTCGAACGTGGCCAGGTCCTTGAGTTCCGGCGTGGCCGGGTGGACGTGCACCGCCAGCCCGCGCTCGGCGATCTCCGCCAGCAGCGGTTCGAACTCCGGCTCACCGAGATACCGGTTGTCGTAGGCCGTCAACACTCCCACGCCGTCCAGGCCGAGCTCGTTGATCGCGTACGCCAGCTCTTCGCGGGCGGCGTTCACGTCCGGCAGCGGCAGAATGGCGAACGCGCCGAACCGGTCCGACAGCAGCGAGGCGAAGTACTCGTTCACTTCCCTGGCCAGCCTTCGCGTCCGCGCCGGATCACCGCCGAAGTGCACCCCCGGCGCCGTGATCGACAGCACCGCCGCGTCGATCCCGTTGTCGTCCATCAGCTGCCGGCTCAGTTCCGGTTCCCAGGTCGGGTAGTCGACCCCGGGAATCGGCGTGCTGCCGCGTAAGGCTACGGCGTAGCGCGGCGGGATGGCGTGATGGTGCACGTCGATGAAGCCCATGTCGGAGCCTTCCGCTAGCTGTACCGAAGAGGACAAAGCAAGACCGTGTTCGACGACTGCCCGCGGACGCGGCTTGGTCAGGCCCACCTGCGAGCGACCAACCGCCTCGTTCACCGGCTCAACCAGGAACTTCCCATCCGCCTCGAAGCCTTTGCCGCGCCCGATGTCGTTGTCGGGCCGGCCGTGACCCACGTCCCGGACGTCGTCGTGACGGCCAGCGAGTGGCGGGACGAGCGGCGGCTGGCCGTCGACGAGGTGCTGCTGGCCGTGGAGATCATCTCGCCGGGTAGCTGGCGGGAGGATCTGATCGTGAAGCCGGTGGAGTACGCCGAGGCCGGCATCCCGCACCTGTGGATCATCAGCCTGGCCGACGGCCCGGTGACCCTCGCGTCCTACCAGCTGGTGGAAGGCGATCGGCACTACCGGCAGCAGCGGCCGTTGACCGGCGTCGTCGACATCGATCTCCCCTGGCTGCTGAGCCTCGACCTCGACGCCCTGACCGCGCCGCGTTAGAAGCCGAACAGGGCCTGGGCGTTGGTGTCGAGGATCTCGGCGGCCTCGCCGGCGTCGAGCTCGCGGGTGATGTAGTCGATGGCGGCCTGGTACTCGGCGTGGGCCTGGTACGGGAAGTCGGTGCCGAGCACGAGGCGGTCGGCGCCGAAGGTGTCGACGGCGGCGCGCAGGGCGGGGGCGTGGTTGTGGCCGACGGTGTCGAACCACATCCGCCGGGCGGCGAGGCTGGGGAGCTCGGGGGTGCCGGGCGCCTCCCAAGGGACCTGGTGGTCGGTGCGGGTGAGCACCATGGGCAGTGCGCCGCCGAGGTGGGAAGCGATGATCTTCATGTTGGGGTAGCGGCTGGGGATGCCGGCCAGGATGAGGTGCATGACGGCCACGGTGTCCTCGATGGGGGCGCCGATGGACCACGTGAGGTTGTGCCCGGCGATGAGCTCGGCCCCGGCGCCCTCGCCGGCGGGGTGCACGTAGAGCACGCTGCCGCGGCGGTTGAGCTCCTCGTACAAAGGCTCGAACAGGGGGTCGCCGAGGCCGCGACCGAGGATGGACGTGGTGACGGCGGCGCCGACCATGCCGAGGTCGTCGAGGGAACGGGTGAGCTCCTTGAGCGAGGCGTCGACGTGCGGCAACGGCAGGGCGGCGAAGGAGCGGAACCGCTCGGGGTACTTGGCCACGATGCCGGCGTACTCGTCGTTGACCAGCTGGGCGGCCCGCACGGCGCCGGCCTCGTCGGCCACGTGCGGCGAAACGGGTGGCACGGACAGCACTTGACGGTCCACACCGGCGGCGTCGAGCTGGGCGAACCGGTCGGCCAGCTCGGCCTCGGTCGACCCGGCCCCGGTGCCGCGCTGGGCCTGCGTGGGCACGCCGAGCTCGGTCATCAGGTCCAGGTAGCTCTCGCTCCACAGGTGGGCGTGCACGTCGATGCGCATCTCAGGCCTCCGTTCAAATGAACTGTGCCGTACAGTTCACTTACGTGGTTGACGGTACGCTCAACGGCAGTGCTGTCAAGTGGGGGAGCAGACGTGACTGACGCTCGCGTGGACACGGTGGTCGACACCGTATTCGGACACCGGCTGGCCGACCCGTACCGGTGGATGGAAGAGGGGGCGGAGCTGCGCGAATGGGCGCTGGCCCAGGGGGCGAAGACCGCCGAGCACCTGGCCGGCCTGCCGCTCCAGCAGGAGCTGCGAGCCCGCATGGACGAGGTCACCAGCGACACGGTCGAGGTCACGGGCTTCGCGATGGCCGGCGACCGCGTGTTCTTCCTGCGCCAGACCGGCGCCGTGCCGGTGCTCGTGGTCCGTGAGGGCGACGAGGAGCGAGTGCTGCTCGACCCGGCCACGATCGAGGGCGACGAGCACACCACGCTCGAGTTCTTCGCCCCGAGCCCGGACGGCCGGCTGGTCGTCTGCGGCCTGGCCCAGGGCGGCTCGGAGCAGTGCCACGTGCACGTGCTGGATGTGGCCACCGGCGAGCTCACACCGACCGAGATCAGGCATTCGTTGCATGGCCACCCGGAGTGGCTGCCCGACAGCTCAGGCTTCTTCTGCCACCGCTACTCGACGCCGGACCCGGCAGTGCCGCCCGGTCGCCGCCGTGACGACAGCGCCACCTGGTTCCAGCCGCTCGGCGGCGAGCCGACGATCGCCCTGCGGCGCGGGCACAATCCGACGCTGCCGATGGAGCCGGTCGACCGCCCGTACATGCTGCTGCCCAAGGACTCCGAGCTGGTGTTCGCGCTGGTCTCGCACTCGGCGTCGAGCGGATCGACCACCGAGGAGCTGACCGCTTTCTCCTTGTACGCCACCGAGCGGGCCGGCCTGGCCGACCTCACGTCCTGCCCGTGGCGCAAGATCATCGACCGGACCGATGAGGCCAGCGCGTACGCGATCCACGGCGACACGATCTACGTTGTCACCCACAAGGATGCCCCGCGCAGCGAGGTGCAGGCGTGGTCGCTGACCGACGGCACGCGCCGGACCGTGGTGCCCGGCGGCGACCGGTCCGTGATCGGTGTCAAGGTCATCGGCGACCATCTGGTGATCCGCGACATTGAAGCCGGAACCGCCCGCATGCGGCGAATGTCGTTGAACACCAACGAGATCGAGGACGTTCCGCTGCCGGAAGGCGGCATGGTCGCCCAGTGGACGGCCCACCCCGACGGCAAGTCGGCACTGATCGTCTTCAGCTCCTGGACCCGGTCGGCCACCGCCTACCGCTACGACGGCGAGCTGCACGACACCGGCTGGATCCCGAAGTCCACAGTGGACTTCTCCGGCATCGAGATCACCCAGCTGCGCGCACCGGCCCGTGACGGCGTGCTGATCCCGATGACTGTGTTGCACCGCAAGGGAATCTTGCTCGACGGCAGCAACCCGACCATGATGAGCGGCTACGGCTCGTACGGCATCCTGCTGCGCCGTGCGTTCAATCCCCGGCTGCTGCCGTGGCTGGAGCGCGGCGGCGTGTACGCGCTGGCCGGCATTCGCGGCGGCGGTGAGTACGGCGAGGAGTGGCACCAGGCCGGCCGTCTGCTCAACAAGGAAAACACCATCACCGACTTCGTCGACTGCGCCGAGCACCTGATCAACACCGGCTACACCAGCTCGCGGCGGCTGGCCGGCCACGGTGGCAGCGCCGGCGGCATTCCGACCGGCGGCGCGCTGGTGCGTCGGCCGGACCTGTTCGCGGCCATGGTGTCCGAGGTGGCCGTGTTCAACTGCACCCGCAAGGAGTTCAGTGCGAACGGGCCGGTCAACGCGCCGGAGTTCGGCTCGGTGAGTACCGAGGACGGCCTGCGGGCGCTGCTGATCATCGACAGCTACCTGCGCGTCGTGGACGGCACCGAGTACCCGGCCGTGCTGCTCACCGCCGGTCTGAACGATCCTCGGGTGGCGGCGTGGCAGCCGGCCAAGATGGCGGCTCGGCTCCAGGCGGCGACCTCCTCGGACCGGCCGGTGCTGCTGCGGGTCGAGGAGCACGGCGGGCACGGTCTCGGGTCGACCCGGGCCCAGCGCAATGGCGTCATGGCCGACATCTTCGCGTTCCTCGCGACCGAACTCGAGCTTTAGTGGAATTCACCTCAAGAGTGGCAGCCTCGATTATCCAGGCCCGGTCGAGACATATCGGCGGCTCGTCGCTGAGCGTATCGGATCGTGCCGTGAAAAGTGCGGCCACCGGCCGCTGTAAACGAGGAAAACGCGAAGGTTGCGGCCATATTCGCAGGTAATCGGGCTGCGTAGCGTCACGTCGGACCCCGCCACGAACACCGTTCGTGGTGCGGGCCCGCGGCGTGACACCCCGCTGTCCGCTGTGGCATCCTTTCTCGTAGCCGCAGGTGATGGGCTATGTCCGGACACAAATCCGGGATGTTCCATCCTTCCGCTGAAAGGGTGGATCTGGGGGAGGAAACGGTATGGGCGTGCAGCTGCTCGGCCCGCTCGAGTTGGTGGTCGACCGTCGACCGGTGGACATCGGAAGTCCGCGCCAGCGCGTCGTGCTGGCCATGCTCGCGCTGAACGCCAATCGGGTGACGACCGTCGACCAGCTCATCGACGCGGTCTGGGACGACGCGCCGCCGGCCTCGGCGCGCAGCCAGATCCAGATCTGTGTTTCGGCGCTGCGCAAGCTGATGAGCCCGGAGTTCACCATCACCACCCGGCCGCCGGGCTACCTGCTGGAGATCGACCGGGCCGAGCTGGACAGCGAGCGGTTCACCCGGAAAGTGGCCGCGGCCAAGCAATTGGCCGAGGACGGAGAGCTGACCGAGGCGGCCGACGCCCTGCGAGCGGCGCTGGCGCTGTGGCGCGGCCCGGCGCTGGCCGGCGTGGACAGCGACGTCGTGCAGCGCGACGCGGCCCGCCTCCAGGAGCGGAAACTCCTGGCCGAGGAGGAAAGGCTCCGCATCGAGCTGGCGCTGGGCCGGCACGAGCAGATCACCGGCGAGCTCAAGGCCCTGATCGACGACCAGCCGTTCCGTGAGCGCCCGTACGCCTTCCTCATGCTGGCCCTGTACCGCGCCGGTCGGCAGACCGAGGCACTCGAGGTCGGCCGGCGGGTCCGGGCCACGCTGATCGAGGAGGTCGGCATCGAGCCCGGCCAGGAGCTTCAGGACCTGGAGCGAGCCATCCTCAACCGCGACCCGGTGCTGCTGCTACCAACTCCCGCCGTGGTGGCGTCGCCGAAGGCGACGGTGACCCCGCGCCGCACCGCCGACCCGGCCATCCCGCGCCTGCTGCCGGCCGGCATCGCCGACTTCACCAGCCGCGAGGACACGGTCGCCGAGATCAAGCAGGTGCTGGCCGACGGCGACGACGTGGCGCTGCGCATCGTGGCCATCTCCGGCATGGGCGGCGTCGGCAAGTCCAGCCTGGCGATCCGGGCCGCGCACGAGCTCAGCGACACCTTTGTCGACGGTCATCTGTATGCCGACCTGCGGCCGACCGGGGCCGACGAGGACACCGCCGCGCTGCTGGCCCGGTTCCTGCGGGCGCTGGGCGTGGCCGGCTCGGCCATCCCGGACGGGCTGGCCGAGCGGGTGGAGATGTACCGCAGCAAGGTGTTCGGCAAGCGGCTGCTGGTCGTGCTGGACGACGTGACCAGCGAGCCGCAGATCCGGCCGCTGCTGCCGGGCAGCCCGACCTGCGCGGTGATCGTCACCAGCCGCACCCGGCTGTCTGAACTGTCCGGTGCACATCGCGTCGACCTCGACCTGTTCGACGAGGAGCAGTCGCTGCGCATGCTGTCCCGCATCGTCGGGTCCGAGCGCATCGACGCCGAGCCGGAGCACGCCCGCGAGCTGGTCAACTTCTGCGGCCGGCTACCGCTGGCGCTGCGTATTGCCGGCGCGCGGCTGGCGTCCCGCCCGCACTGGCGGGTGGTCAGCCTGACCCGGCGGCTGCGCAGCGAGGCACACCGGCTGGACGAGTTGACGCATCGCGGCCTGGTGCTGCGCACCAACATCGGGCTCACGTACCGCAGCCTGTCCCGTAGCGCCCAGCAGCTGTTCCGGCGGTTCGCGCTGGTCCAGGCGCCGGACTTCCCGGGCTGGGCGGCGGCCGCGCTGCTGGACACCGACCTGTTCGAGGCCGAGGACATCCTGGAGACGCTGGTCGACGCCCAGATGCTCGACACCGTGCTGTACCCGGGCGAACAGTTGCCGCGCTACCGGTTCCACGACCTGATCCGGGTGTACGCCGCGGAACAGCTGTTGGCGGTGGAGAGCGCCCAGGAGCGGGAAGACGCGCTCGGGCGGCTGCTCGGCGCCTGGCTGGCGCTGGCCGAGCAGGCGCACCGCATGGAGTACGGCGGCGATTTCACCGTGCTGCACGGCGATGCGCCGCGTTGGACGCCGCCGGGCGAGGCCGAGATCATCGACAACGTCGTGACGTGGTGGGAAACCGAGCGCCGGTCGCTGGTCGCGGCGATCAAGCAGGCCGCGGCGGCCGGGCTGGACGAAGTCAGCTGGGACCTCGCGCACACCGCCGTCACCCTGTTCGAGACCAAGGGCTACTTCGACGACTGGCGCGAGACCACCCAGCTGGCGCTGGAACTGGTGGAGCGCAAGGGAAACGATCGCGGCCGCGCGGCGATGCTGTACTCGCTGGGCACGTTGCACATGTCGCAGCAACGATTGGACGAGGCCGACGCGTGCTTCACCACGGCGCTCGGCCTCTTCGACGCCGTCGGCGACGTGCACGGGCGGGCCATGGCCCTGCGCAACATGGCCTACGTCGACCGCATGTCCGGGCGGCTCGACCGGATCCGGGCCAAGTACACCGAGTCTCTTGAACTGATGCGTTCAGTTGGCGACCGGGTCGGCGAGGCCCACGTGCTGTGCAACCTGGCCCGGATCCACGTGGACGACGGTGACCTGGACGGTGCCCGTGAGCGGCTGGAGCTGGCGTTGCGGATCAGCCAGCAGGTGCGCTGCCTGCGCATGGAGGCGCAGGTCCTCAAGCAGTTCTCGACGCTGTACGGGCACACCGAGGACTTCGAGCTGGCCCGGCAGATGCTGCACCGGGTGCTGCGCATCGTGCGGGACGTGGGCGACTGGATCGGCGAGGCGCACGCCCTGTACAGCCTTGGCCTCGTCCGGCACGGAGAGGGGCGGCTCGACCTGGCCGAAACCACGCTCCAGCATGCCTTGACCGCGTCTCGACGTGCGGCGCAGGAAAAGCTGGAGACTGAGGTGGTGCACGCACTGGAGCGGCTCGCAGCGGCCATGAGCGATCGTCCCGAGGCGATAACCGCAGCTCAGGGCACGTGATAGTCACGCGATAGCGATCGCACAGCGCGTCCTTCCAGAGTCGTGGCCATAGATCCCTGGTTCCAGCGGGGAGGGCCTCGGCAAGGGGAGGAACCCAGTCATGTCGCACCGACTCTGCACGTCGCCGCACTGCTCCGTGCAGCCGCGCCACGCGGCGCCCGGCCGGAACCTGTGCACGCCCTGCCGTGACCAGCTGGCCGACGTGCTGACCGTGCTGGCCGACCACTACGACGAGTGCGCGCACGAGCTGCGGCTGGGCTGGCGGCGCAGCGGGGAGCGGGTGCGCGGCGGCATGATCGGCGGCATCCGCCTGTCCGACGCCATCCTGGACGTGCGGGCCGACATCCTGTCCATCCTCACCAGCTGGACCGCGATGACCGTGCACGAGCGGGGCCTGCCGGCGCCGAGCCGGGACGTGCACGCGATGACCGCGGTGCTGCGCCGCAACATCGACTGGCTGGCCGCGCATCCCGCGGCCGGCGACTTCGCCGACGAGATGACCGACCTGCTGGCCTGCGCCCGCGAGGTGGTCAACCCGGACCGCGCGCCGCTGCTGCACCTCGGCCCGTGCCCGCAGCCGGGCTGCGAGCGGCCGGTGCACGCGACCGTGCAGACCAAGGACCGCACCTCGCGGCCGGTGATCAGCTGCGCCGCCGGCCACACCTATGACGCCGACCAGTGGCGCGCGCTCGCGGCCTGAGAGGGGAGACCGTTATGACCATTGTGGACATGGGGATCGCCGGTTTCGGCCTCGCGTTCGGGCGGGACCAGAGCGTGGCCGACACCGCGCCGCACTACGTGCCGGACCCGGAGCGGGTGCTGAAGTGGGGCTGTCACACCTATCACCGCGCCGACGACGACGTGCACGCCACCGATCTGGCCGCGGCCGCCGCCGAGGAGGCGATGGCCCAGGTTTCCGTTACGCCGGACCAGGTCGACCTGGTCGTGCTGGCCATGTCGGAGATGCCGGAGTACGCGCACTACGACAGCGCCGCCGCGCTGGCCCGCAAGCTGAAGATCGAACGCACGCAGACGTTGCTGCTCAACGAAGGCTGCGGTTCGGGGATCACCGGCCTGTACTACGTCGCCTCGTCCATGGTGATGCAGCCGGAGATCCAGACCGCGCTTTTTGTTGCCGTGAACCGGGTCGGGGAGTTCCACCGGAACCGGATGAACGTCAACAACTCCGTGCACAGCGACGGGGCGGTGGCGACTCTGGTGCGGCGTGGGCATTCCTCGTACCGGTGGCTGGCCACCGAACAGTTCACCGACCCGGAGTACTGCGACCTGCTGCGCACCGACTTCGGCGGGACGCGCTTCCCGACGCCGCCGGACGGGCGGTTCGGCGTCGACACGCCGTCCGGCTACGAGAAGATCCACGAGCACTTCGACCGGGACCCGCGTCGGCTGCGCAAGTTCCTGACCCAGCGCAACGAGCGGATCCTGGAGATGATCGACCGGGGCTGCGAGCGGGCCGGCATCAGCCGGTCCGACGTCGACCACGTCATCTACGTCAACGACAGCGAGCAGGCCATCGCCGCCATCGCCGACCCGCTGGGCATCCCGCCGGAGCGGACCAACGCAGCGATGTCCCCGGCGCACGGTCACATGGGAGCGGCCGACCAGCTGGTGTCGTTGGCGCTCAAGGCTCGTGGTGACGAGCTCAAGCCGGGGGAGATCGTCGCGCTGTGCGGCATGTCGACCGGAATGCACTGGTGCGCAACGCTCATCCAGGTCTAGGGGGACCGATGGAACTGCTCGACACGCTACGCGAAGCCGTCCGCGACGGCCGCGCACCGGACGCGGCCACCCGGGCCGCGCTGGCGCAGGTGACCGATCCGGCGGTGCTGCGGCGCGCCGGGAAGACGTTGGCCGGCTTGGGATCCGAGGTGTCGGGGTTGCGGCCGTTCCGGGTGGCGGTGCTGTGCACCGGCACGATCGGCCCGTACGAGCCGATCCTGCGGGCCACGCTGGTCGCCGCCGGCCTGCTGCCGAGCATCGAGCCCGGCCGCTACAAGATGTTCGA encodes:
- a CDS encoding amidohydrolase family protein; protein product: MGFIDVHHHAIPPRYAVALRGSTPIPGVDYPTWEPELSRQLMDDNGIDAAVLSITAPGVHFGGDPARTRRLAREVNEYFASLLSDRFGAFAILPLPDVNAAREELAYAINELGLDGVGVLTAYDNRYLGEPEFEPLLAEIAERGLAVHVHPATPELKDLATFDLPPSLYEFTFETTRAAASLLFNGVLDRLPELKLILSHAGGTIPFLANRLTYGPTIGAYLAERAPRDVLASLRRLHFDIAMSANRYTLPSLAAFADPANVLFGSDFPFMPAATTEETVAGLAESPEWTDAEKTAIGRDNALRLLPRLAGRLQSMP
- a CDS encoding Uma2 family endonuclease codes for the protein MFDDCPRTRLGQAHLRATNRLVHRLNQELPIRLEAFAAPDVVVGPAVTHVPDVVVTASEWRDERRLAVDEVLLAVEIISPGSWREDLIVKPVEYAEAGIPHLWIISLADGPVTLASYQLVEGDRHYRQQRPLTGVVDIDLPWLLSLDLDALTAPR
- a CDS encoding amidohydrolase family protein, with amino-acid sequence MRIDVHAHLWSESYLDLMTELGVPTQAQRGTGAGSTEAELADRFAQLDAAGVDRQVLSVPPVSPHVADEAGAVRAAQLVNDEYAGIVAKYPERFRSFAALPLPHVDASLKELTRSLDDLGMVGAAVTTSILGRGLGDPLFEPLYEELNRRGSVLYVHPAGEGAGAELIAGHNLTWSIGAPIEDTVAVMHLILAGIPSRYPNMKIIASHLGGALPMVLTRTDHQVPWEAPGTPELPSLAARRMWFDTVGHNHAPALRAAVDTFGADRLVLGTDFPYQAHAEYQAAIDYITRELDAGEAAEILDTNAQALFGF
- a CDS encoding prolyl oligopeptidase family serine peptidase, which produces MTDARVDTVVDTVFGHRLADPYRWMEEGAELREWALAQGAKTAEHLAGLPLQQELRARMDEVTSDTVEVTGFAMAGDRVFFLRQTGAVPVLVVREGDEERVLLDPATIEGDEHTTLEFFAPSPDGRLVVCGLAQGGSEQCHVHVLDVATGELTPTEIRHSLHGHPEWLPDSSGFFCHRYSTPDPAVPPGRRRDDSATWFQPLGGEPTIALRRGHNPTLPMEPVDRPYMLLPKDSELVFALVSHSASSGSTTEELTAFSLYATERAGLADLTSCPWRKIIDRTDEASAYAIHGDTIYVVTHKDAPRSEVQAWSLTDGTRRTVVPGGDRSVIGVKVIGDHLVIRDIEAGTARMRRMSLNTNEIEDVPLPEGGMVAQWTAHPDGKSALIVFSSWTRSATAYRYDGELHDTGWIPKSTVDFSGIEITQLRAPARDGVLIPMTVLHRKGILLDGSNPTMMSGYGSYGILLRRAFNPRLLPWLERGGVYALAGIRGGGEYGEEWHQAGRLLNKENTITDFVDCAEHLINTGYTSSRRLAGHGGSAGGIPTGGALVRRPDLFAAMVSEVAVFNCTRKEFSANGPVNAPEFGSVSTEDGLRALLIIDSYLRVVDGTEYPAVLLTAGLNDPRVAAWQPAKMAARLQAATSSDRPVLLRVEEHGGHGLGSTRAQRNGVMADIFAFLATELEL
- a CDS encoding AfsR/SARP family transcriptional regulator — its product is MGVQLLGPLELVVDRRPVDIGSPRQRVVLAMLALNANRVTTVDQLIDAVWDDAPPASARSQIQICVSALRKLMSPEFTITTRPPGYLLEIDRAELDSERFTRKVAAAKQLAEDGELTEAADALRAALALWRGPALAGVDSDVVQRDAARLQERKLLAEEERLRIELALGRHEQITGELKALIDDQPFRERPYAFLMLALYRAGRQTEALEVGRRVRATLIEEVGIEPGQELQDLERAILNRDPVLLLPTPAVVASPKATVTPRRTADPAIPRLLPAGIADFTSREDTVAEIKQVLADGDDVALRIVAISGMGGVGKSSLAIRAAHELSDTFVDGHLYADLRPTGADEDTAALLARFLRALGVAGSAIPDGLAERVEMYRSKVFGKRLLVVLDDVTSEPQIRPLLPGSPTCAVIVTSRTRLSELSGAHRVDLDLFDEEQSLRMLSRIVGSERIDAEPEHARELVNFCGRLPLALRIAGARLASRPHWRVVSLTRRLRSEAHRLDELTHRGLVLRTNIGLTYRSLSRSAQQLFRRFALVQAPDFPGWAAAALLDTDLFEAEDILETLVDAQMLDTVLYPGEQLPRYRFHDLIRVYAAEQLLAVESAQEREDALGRLLGAWLALAEQAHRMEYGGDFTVLHGDAPRWTPPGEAEIIDNVVTWWETERRSLVAAIKQAAAAGLDEVSWDLAHTAVTLFETKGYFDDWRETTQLALELVERKGNDRGRAAMLYSLGTLHMSQQRLDEADACFTTALGLFDAVGDVHGRAMALRNMAYVDRMSGRLDRIRAKYTESLELMRSVGDRVGEAHVLCNLARIHVDDGDLDGARERLELALRISQQVRCLRMEAQVLKQFSTLYGHTEDFELARQMLHRVLRIVRDVGDWIGEAHALYSLGLVRHGEGRLDLAETTLQHALTASRRAAQEKLETEVVHALERLAAAMSDRPEAITAAQGT
- a CDS encoding 3-oxoacyl-ACP synthase III family protein gives rise to the protein MTIVDMGIAGFGLAFGRDQSVADTAPHYVPDPERVLKWGCHTYHRADDDVHATDLAAAAAEEAMAQVSVTPDQVDLVVLAMSEMPEYAHYDSAAALARKLKIERTQTLLLNEGCGSGITGLYYVASSMVMQPEIQTALFVAVNRVGEFHRNRMNVNNSVHSDGAVATLVRRGHSSYRWLATEQFTDPEYCDLLRTDFGGTRFPTPPDGRFGVDTPSGYEKIHEHFDRDPRRLRKFLTQRNERILEMIDRGCERAGISRSDVDHVIYVNDSEQAIAAIADPLGIPPERTNAAMSPAHGHMGAADQLVSLALKARGDELKPGEIVALCGMSTGMHWCATLIQV